From the Bacillus sp. FJAT-22090 genome, the window GCGACATTTGGAGAATCAGCGAAAGTAATCGGAGAAAATAGTGATGTAATTATTACTATGCTACCTGCTTCACATCATGTGAAACAAGTAGTTTTAGGTGAAAATGGAGTGCTTAGTGGAGCGAAAAAAGGTTCGGTCATAATGGATATGAGTTCTATTTCACCTGTTGTATCTAAAGAAATTGCTGCTGAAGCAGAACAAAAAGGAGTAGAAATGATTGACGCTCCTGTTAGTGGTGGGGAACCAAAAGCAATTGACGGAACGCTTGCAATTATGGTCGGTGGTAAAGAAGAAGTGTTTGAACAAGTAAAAGATATTTTACATGCTATGGGTGCAGAAGTGACTTTAGTTGGAAGTAATGGTAGTGGGACAACTGCTAAATTGGCTAACCAAGTAATCGTTAACTTAAATATTGCAGCTATGTCAGAAGCTTTAGTTTTAGCTTCAAAAGCAGGAATAGATGTTGAAAAAATGTACCAAGCGATTCGTGGAGGTCTTGCAGGCAGTTCGGTACTAGATGCTAAAGTTCCATTAATCTTAGATCGCAATTTTGTTGCAGGTGGAAGAATAGACATTAACATGAAGGATATAACGAATGTTATGGAAACAGCGCATAATTTGGATGTTCCAATGCCATTATCTAGCCAGTTGCTTGAAATTTTCCATGCGTTAAAAGCAGATGGAAAAGCTGCGGATGATCACGGTGGAATCGTTCAATATTATGAAAAACTTGCAAATATCCAAGTAGGGAGAGTTTAAGAAATGACCACAATCGATAGCACTCAAAAGCGATTGGCTCAAGAGGTCCTAGGTAACATAAAAGAAGTAAATGCATCAGCAGTTAAAGAAATGCTTATAAATGGACTTCGTGATTTAAATAAAAAAATTATTGTGTTAGATGATGATCCAACAGGAGTTCAAACCGTACATGGTATTTCAGTATATACCGATTGGTCAGTTGAAAGTATTGAAAAAGGTTTTCTAGAAGAAAATTCGATGTTTTTCTTATTAACTAATTCTAGAGGTTTTACTGCAGCTGAATCAGATAAAGCACATACAGAAATTGCTAACAACATTGTGCAAGTAGCAAAGAAAGTGGACAAGGAGTTTATCGTAATCAGCCGTGGAGATTCCACACTGAGAGGTCATTACCCGCTAGAAACGGAAGTCTTAAAATCGACAATCGAGGCATCATCAGACATTCACTATGATGGGGAAGTGATCCTACCGTTTTTTAAAGAAGGCGGACGTTTCACAGTAGACAATATACATTACGTACAGTATGAAGAGAGCTTAGTGCCCGCTGGAGAAACTGAGTTTGCAAAAGACAGAACATTCGGCTATACCAAATCTCATCTAGGAGAATGGGTGGAAGAAAAAACAGAAGGTCGGTTTAAGTCTGTTAATGCAACCTATATATCATTAAATAGCCTACGTGCCCTTGATATAGATGGAATTACAGAGCAATTGCTTCAAGTGAGTGATTTCAATAAAGTTGTCGTCAATGCAGTAGATTACGTGGATGTAGAAATTTTTGTTGTTGCACTTGTGAAAGCGATGAAAGCAGGAAAGCAATTCTTGTTCCGAAGCGCTGCTGCACTTACAAAAGTAATTGGCGGAGTGAGCGATAAAGCACTTTTAACGAGAAAAGAATTGATTCGTGAAGAAACAAATCACGGTGGGTTAATCTTAGTAGGTTCACACGTTAAGAAAACAACAGAACAACTAGAACAATTAAAAACAAGTAATTTTATTGAATTTATTGAATTCGATAGTCATCTCGTTTTACAACCTGACCAGTTCCAAACGGAAATTGACCGTGTAATTGAATCGGCAGAAAGTCTGATCCGTGAAGGTAAAACAGTTGCTATTTATACTAGACGTGAAAGATTAGATCTTGGTGAAGGCAAAAAAGAAGAAGAGTTAAAACTATCTGTCAGAATATCAGATGCTGTAACAAGCTTTGTTCAAAGACTTAGTGTTCGTCCAAACTACATTGTTGCCAAAGGTGGAATTACTTCTAGTGATATTGGAACAAAAGGTCTTGAAGTAAAAAGAGCAACTGTAGCAGGGCAAATTCAACCAGGAATTCCTGTATGGATCACTGGAGAAGAAAGTAAATTCCCGGGTATCGCATACATTATTTTCCCAGGTAATGTAGGAGCAGTTACAACTCTAAAAGATACAGTTGACATCTTAAACAAATAAGTAGTGTTCATCTATAAAAAGGGGATATCTAATAATGTTGGTAAATACAAAAAAAATATTAAAAGACGCGCAGCGTGGAAAATACGCTGTCGCAGCCTTTAATGTATACAACCTAGAGACGGTTCAAGCTGCAATACATGTAGCAGAACGAGAAAATCAACCAGTTATTATTGCACTAGGAGAACGTTATTTTTCGACTGTAGATGTAGAAGGATTTTCTGCACTTGTCAGAGCAATAGCTGAAAAATCTTCTATTCCAGTTGCGCTACATCTGGATCATGCCTATGAAAAAGAATCCATTATACGTGCAATACGTTGTGGCTTTACTTCTGTCATGTTTGACGGTTCAGCATATGAGATAGATGAAAATGTACGTCGAACAAAAGAAATTGTAGAAATAGCCCATATGGCAGGTGTATCAGTAGAGGCAGAAATAGGTTCGTTGGTAAAAGGTGATTTCTCTGATGAAGAAGAAGGAGACGGAACGTTAACAGACCCTAAAGCTGCAAAAGAATTTGTGGATGCAACCGGAGTTGACTTTTTGGCTGCTGCTATTGGAACCGTACATGGTATGTATAAAGGAGAGCCGAAAATTGATCTTCCCCTTTTAGAGAGAATTCAACAGGCTGTAGAAGTTCCTCTAGTATTACATGGTGGCTCAGGGACTCCAAATGAAGTTATTAAGCAAGCAATCCAACTTGGTATTTGCAAAGTCAACGTGAATACAG encodes:
- a CDS encoding four-carbon acid sugar kinase family protein: MTTIDSTQKRLAQEVLGNIKEVNASAVKEMLINGLRDLNKKIIVLDDDPTGVQTVHGISVYTDWSVESIEKGFLEENSMFFLLTNSRGFTAAESDKAHTEIANNIVQVAKKVDKEFIVISRGDSTLRGHYPLETEVLKSTIEASSDIHYDGEVILPFFKEGGRFTVDNIHYVQYEESLVPAGETEFAKDRTFGYTKSHLGEWVEEKTEGRFKSVNATYISLNSLRALDIDGITEQLLQVSDFNKVVVNAVDYVDVEIFVVALVKAMKAGKQFLFRSAAALTKVIGGVSDKALLTRKELIREETNHGGLILVGSHVKKTTEQLEQLKTSNFIEFIEFDSHLVLQPDQFQTEIDRVIESAESLIREGKTVAIYTRRERLDLGEGKKEEELKLSVRISDAVTSFVQRLSVRPNYIVAKGGITSSDIGTKGLEVKRATVAGQIQPGIPVWITGEESKFPGIAYIIFPGNVGAVTTLKDTVDILNK
- the garR gene encoding 2-hydroxy-3-oxopropionate reductase — its product is MGKKVGFIGLGIMGKPMALNLLAKGYELIVNDLNKEAVQTLVNAGATFGESAKVIGENSDVIITMLPASHHVKQVVLGENGVLSGAKKGSVIMDMSSISPVVSKEIAAEAEQKGVEMIDAPVSGGEPKAIDGTLAIMVGGKEEVFEQVKDILHAMGAEVTLVGSNGSGTTAKLANQVIVNLNIAAMSEALVLASKAGIDVEKMYQAIRGGLAGSSVLDAKVPLILDRNFVAGGRIDINMKDITNVMETAHNLDVPMPLSSQLLEIFHALKADGKAADDHGGIVQYYEKLANIQVGRV
- a CDS encoding class II fructose-bisphosphate aldolase produces the protein MLVNTKKILKDAQRGKYAVAAFNVYNLETVQAAIHVAERENQPVIIALGERYFSTVDVEGFSALVRAIAEKSSIPVALHLDHAYEKESIIRAIRCGFTSVMFDGSAYEIDENVRRTKEIVEIAHMAGVSVEAEIGSLVKGDFSDEEEGDGTLTDPKAAKEFVDATGVDFLAAAIGTVHGMYKGEPKIDLPLLERIQQAVEVPLVLHGGSGTPNEVIKQAIQLGICKVNVNTEVSMAAVSLLKDYFDTQHIAHLSTVMADMQQAMESVMTKFVQVFANKEIS